The Rhopalosiphum maidis isolate BTI-1 chromosome 2, ASM367621v3, whole genome shotgun sequence genome segment agatgaatttgaatgtaaatgtattaataaagttttatttaaatgttgtctAAATCGAAAGAAATTGTTTCTATCAAGCacggtttatttaaaaagttactcATTAAGGGGTTTGCTATAGGcaatttaaatgcaatttgttaaaaaaacctaaaaaaaaaatgaaatatactgatttaaataaacttaaaactttaaaataacaacaaactAAAATTCGATGTTACACAGTCAAaggtattttacttttatgctgcaaatttgatttttcaactAAACTGTGATTCTTACCTCAGGAAACGATTTTGAACAAACGATTTATGGGCATCCGCCCATTAGTTAtttagtgaatatttttatgacatttacataagattaaattttattagatttaatgcagatggtttgaaaaaatatcttatatacctacatatattatattatatattgtcccCAAACAAGCGGAGAATCGATTTTTTTCTGAGTGGAGACATTTTTCAACTTTCATtgtttaattcttatttatggCGCAGCTTTTATAGTCGGAGGTATTGGTGGATTTGGAGTTACCGGCGGCGCACATCGATATTTCACTCATAGATCGTTCAAAGCGAAATTACCACTGCAACTAATACTCATATTGTGTTACACAGTATCGGGACAGGTATGCTATACTGAcattaatgttatacattaattaaacattgaaaTTGTCAAGTGTTTAATGATTGTTTATTCGTCTTTACACATTTGCCtgctatatagtttatactaatCAAATGCGTTTTATTCAACATTGAAATGCGAATTTAGTAACTCAGAATCAACTTCAATTCACGAAGaagattattaaacatattcaaGCCAAATCGACTCAGAGAATTAGGTTTTACAAAATCAAACGGTTCAAACTCAAATcgaaaccataataatttccgttttatagtaatatttttatggttttctccgaagaaaataatttcttataattaattcttgTTTGACGCGCGGTTCCTGCGTGTAGTGATTTTCCCATCCTATAGTATTgcgtaaattagattttaagcataataataataataataataatgacctaATGGTTTACACGATAACCTAATACGATTTTACCAGTGGGAAACGTATAAAAAACGCACAATATGCCTTGAAATGTCGCCACACTACTGTTTACTAACCTTGACGATCAAATACACCCATAATgggttaaattatataacatattatgacccattataattaatgtataacacTGCAATACTGCAAATGTAGATACATCTATGTATACATTctggaatttaataaaatcttctTTGCCCGTAGAACGACATACCGGATTGGGTTCGCGATCACCGGGTGCATCACAAGTTCAGCGAGACGGACGCCGATCCACACAACGCCAACAGGGGTTTTTTCTTTTCACACGTCGGCTGGCTGATGCAACGCAAACACCCCGAAGTCTACAGACGGGGCAAGACCATCGACATGTCCGACATCGATAACGATCCGCTCGTGCAGTTTCACACCAAGTGCGTACTcgatgtattgatattattaagagACGAGTGTTAAGACAGTGTttgcattgattttataatacgctagcaatatatataaaactataaaattaatagttgcgAGTAGTGGGTGCACATCGCGTACGTCTTATTTTACATCCGACTGTCGTCTGTCttacaaagtaataataataataatgattagtaTTGGTTTTCCATAAGTGCGTAAGACAATAAAACGTCTGACAATGGTCCACATTCACAAGTTAACGCACAAAAAACGAACGGAGTTTATTCCCGATCCATAGTACACAGCGGTTTGATTGtcccttttttaaaaaagaggtgataacaaataaatgtgtttGTTCAAGAACGCGTGTTAAACAATACGTCTGCCGTAACGCGTATTTTGGACATCTGTATGATTGCTGCTgcctaatactataatattaaattacctacAGTTTTTCTAAACAATTCACTTTATCGAGGtacaaatgtttttgttttcgtaGTCTTGGACTCGGGTTTCCATATGAATTGTTTtccaactattttttttttttattatttaaaaatataacaatgtatgttatttagtctttttatctttttttatgacTCGTAAAACTAtcgtaattattgttatcatattatatatatatattaagttccttttataatttagtcgaATTCTTATGTTTTATACGCGTTTTTAAGAGGAGTGTGCCATAATAAGAGTTCTGGAAAGGATCCAAATATTGCTTAAGTTTACCAAATCCAAagctgaatattaaaattgccagttatttaaaaaataacgaaaaaactattatacgattttgatttaaaattaagtactgcgtaaaaataaatatttattattatttaaatttataaatcaataactttCGGTTATGTGTGTCATACACATTGTTTTGGTAATACGCGGTCACTAGCGTATGAGACATTGGTACTTTCCTAAGTACTTTACGTGTTAATACTGGAACGATCATCGGGTGTGGAACCCGTACACTACgcgtgtaataaaatatcttgtaATGCGGACTGGTATACACTTATTAATGCAGACTATTGgtgatgtaatattataagtgttgtattattaaaatacattgccGATCAGTGTTCCACGCGATAAATTACGTTTAAAACATTTGTCATAAGACGAACGTCTTTTCAAGACGaaagtgtattaaatttgctATTAATGCATTTTCTGACCATGACGCGAAAACAGTGCCAAcgatacgttataatattaccagtACAATCACAGAAACACGAGGGTCACAATATttcatctattatatttttatcgtttcaGACACTTTTTACTGTTCAAGTTGTTGTTCTGTTTCATCATACCCGTTTTAGTGCCGGTTTACGCGTGGAATGAAAACTGGACGGAAGCCATCGGTTCACTGGCCATTGTCCGATATGTGTTGAACTTGAACTTCACGTGGTCCGTCAACAGCGTGGCTCATATCTGGGGAAGCAAGCCGTATGACAAGTAAATAAAACGGAACCATTACTTAACCAGCGTGCTCCGTATATACAAgcgtatactcgtatatagtacattatatCGATGTGCGTTCTCTTCTGGGGGGTatattttggtgaaaaaaaagaaagtacAAGGCTAAATTGGCTCTCCTCGAGCCTGACCTTCCTGCGAAAGTTGTTgacaaattacttttttatgttgattttcttgttttaaaaaacgttACTTCAAATAATACgtgaaaactaatttatttgaattaaaagcAACAAAGCAACAATTTATCGCGATACACAGTATCGtattacgtttaaaataaattaccgatTAAGACTGAACGTTATCCGAGTTTTTGACAAGCTTAACTATTTCGTCAAACGTACGCTAAACGCTTACTGCGATAACGTCGTGTTTAAGTAATATCTGGAATCTCGAAGACCCGTCTACCGCAAGTCGTCTCTTCACCCTcttgcataaaataaaaaaacatctcTTTACGGaagaatacaattaataaaatatgcattgaaatattattataaacatacgcCAGTTCGATTGACCAAATCTTACCGTCTTCGTTTTTACCCATTTTACAGGCGCATTCAACCAGCTCAGAACGCGATTGTGTCCGTTGTGGCTATGGGCGAGGGCTGGCACAACTATCATCACGTGTTCCCGTGGGACTACAGGGCAGCCGAGATCGGCGGATACCTGTTGAACACGACCACTCTGTGGTTAGACATGTTCTCCAGCATCGGATGGGCGTACGATCTCAAGGCGCCGTCCAAACAGCTCGTCCAGCAGGTGGCCGTCAACCACGGCGACGGAAGCTGGCGAGAGGTACCGGAAACGGCGCACACGCGGGACTATAAGACTTCATGAACACTAATTTATTGCAATACATcattacgttataatataaacgtttcgattattattattattattattattattatttaacacgcGTGTTGTATGTGCGTGTATGTTTGTGTGTGATGTGTGTTTATATGTGTTAAATGTCGAATTTaacgtattgtatatttacgtataatatattattttattataatataggcacctgtttgatataatatgtgtacgtgtattatatgtgttacgaaataataatacctatgatACGTCTTTTagaataccattattataatcattgttattattttagattatattcaATGGGTATCGCGTACTatcgttattaatttgtttcgtTTACTTCTGGTAGTCTCGCGGAAGTCCAAAAAGACAAAACACAAACGGCTATACGATTGCCCATAAACCCGTTGTATACTTACGGTAGATTGAGTGATCGACtgctgcatattatatattcaaatatgcgCCAGAACAAACGGTCCAATGTTGACCCGCCTGaactttatattatcgtttagGTTGTACTTCCGAATAATCGGTTACAATACAATATCcgcagaataatattatacgatataagCGCGTGGTAATCTTATATGAACTCAATAAGGACGCTTTCGTTCGTTTACCttacattgtttattattataatatttattgtcatgTACTATACAGTGTTGTATGCATTGCAGTAATGCGCATGTACGGCACAAGCGGTtgaacgtttaaaaaataatcatttttattgtgttaacaatttgttttaaaggaaaattcaaaataaagtaattagtaGTAAGTAAGTGACTAAGTCGTAATATAGGCACTGTAGATGCATAATCCGAGAATGTTTTGCCTAATGAATTTGttacttttttatgtttaagtatctttatttaatttaatgattcttGTACATTTGtctattatctaatttatgtacttattattataaaagtaaaaaaaaaaatatcgatcgattatttaaaacatacagTTAAagcaatgtttaattaatatgttgttgtattatacatgaaattaattaaaacaagacaattgaataggtataaatgtactgcatttttttttcgaaaaaatttattacaagtaGTCTCAAAAttctttcataataaaatggtaATTCCCATTTTgtgtagtaattttaatatttttcgtaaatattatatattccatTCAACATTACTGAATCGTAATTTGGTTGTATctgaattgaatatttactatatatatataaataattgtgctTTCTTATCAATAACTTTTAACAATGGTATacaatgaacatattattgagTAGAAGGATTAGGATTTAGGATTatgttgaaattgaaaatagttGTGTGGCTTGGTCAatcataattttcttataaaataaacagatatgcgagttaaatttttcatttacagaTGAATTATTTAGCAGAATAATTAGTGTAAAAAGTGGCttaacgaaaaataacaactaaaaaataatacttatattgttgtatttttgaaatattttttgtaaatctattaatgttttttaaattttaggatgttagttaaatttactaatgaaaaaataagaagTGTACAAATCACGTACATCttaattacacaatttaaattgagtgaaattttatcatttataatgtcTTGAAATACGAAACAGAGGATAAGATTATTGTTAAGATATTTCATCTATAATTCAAACatcttaataactaatatctgaattaatcaaattttttaaggattttaattttgaaatgatgataatcgtaatttataatcaaggTTGATATTTGATACAGTTCACGTCaccgtttattttatttgcaatttttttttcagacagATACACCAAAGTTGATTgcaatatcaattaataacccataactatacaatatttgaaatacgaatcgtttaatattatgtaagtttgTGAAACGGAATCATTCAGTTACTATAAGccagttttttttctatatatttcaattccaTAATAGTAGTGATGCGCCATTGTTTTTGCGTCGAGGTGAGCTACATGTCAAGTgaaaaaaagtacaatatattaaagacCCACGGAAAAAACGATATGACAATTTCTCTTAGTTCTAACTCACATTGacggttattttatttatattttaaaaataattaatacatatttacaatacgtatttgtataatataatatgttgaacaGAATTCCTTTATAATTCGGATTTGCGTACAATACTATCATTCGCAtggtaattaaatatgatttatcatgtcgaataaatagaaaaataacgtCATGCTATGTGTAATAGGAGTATACCTACACTTAAATGTGGATAGATCGTGTGTATGTTgttgagtataatatgtaagccaaacaaataaaacgcgGAGATGTTATAAATTGCCGTCATTAAAATGtcaagaaaaaatgtatagacacCACTCGTACATATAATACGGTTACTATATAGGGTAGAAACCCTGCGCTTCAACAGAATAGACTGAGGATAAATTCGAGTTATTTAACGTTTATTGGAATTTAGAACCGAAGTAAAATGCCAAGTCTATAGCGCTAAAACTAAATCAGTCGATAtctttataggtacctacgctGTGGGAGTTAATTAATTGGCATGTTCGCTTATTGGGCATGGATTCCAATAGTCagagacaataataattataacgcgAATAACTCGGTGAAAATATCGATTGCATGAGACTATAATGTAATCAGTAAGTTACGCCGCTCTCGGTCGTGTAAGTAGtaagctaataaaataaaaacgacgaGTTTTagcgaaaaatataatgtgtgtatgtgtgtgtatgtatagatataaacGCATTATTAGTGTATTTGCTGTACACTGACAGCTGACggtgaacataataattattacatgccATTTCATCGTACACAGCCTCTATACCGATTAATTCCAATACTATATGCTACTGATGCGAGTTCAATGTACTAGGTCGAATCcactatattcataaattcgaTGGGTAAAATACATCAGGGACGTGCAACTGTTGTATCCATTGTTAGAATTTGGACcactattacaaaatataagattataaatgtCTGcagataaaacaaaatagtagGTGCCTAAACtaggtgttataataatatgccacgtgatgaaataaacatattataatggactcgataaaaaaaaatacttatcatAAAATGCAAAATTCTCTGCAATCTTACTTcgagattataaaaatagaaatacctacaaaaaatgtgtatatcctattttacatacctaccatatatgcattttttgtaatattttttattattattaaaattatatagaattgtttatagttacctatataattagagaagtatatttttccataatataggataggtatacattttatcaatgaattgtaatgtaattattattatcattattggtaTGTAAAATCGGTATTTTTActgatgtaaatatttaatgaaaataactttgttgttcaatatgatattttataagtttaaaaataattataattgtatacagtaCCTAAGTAAAATAAAGGCGACTATGGTCGGCGCTACCGAATCGAGCCGTCGTTGTCGTTAGTCTACGTTTCGGTACTTTAAAGTTGTCCAGCTATTTCAAATGTCAAATGtacaactatattaaattaacaatataccgttataataattatgttacctTAAATCgcttaatacaaattaaaaaccaaattaattaataaaacgtaattagtGTTCgaattattgtgaaaaaaaaaacaaatacaaataataaatattaccgcTAAATGCCGAttcatttgtattaataaagttttttaaatgttcattgTTTTACCGTTTACCAGTttcacaaaaaatacaattttcattggTCATaacttatagtaaaataaagaaGCAAAATATATCGAGAAAGCCAAGTTTAGTTATAAACCATGTTGTTGCACACATAAATGATGGTATATTGAATATTCGTTTTGATCATAATATAGGTgtctagttatttaatatagaaataaattttaactttactaTTGTTtcgttttgatttattttggattccattgaataataatggattacaataacaaaaagGCACTTACTGTTGGTATTTCTTATACAGTTCATAATTATGAATGTTTAATAGGCAATACTTGATTGAAAAAAGTGCGCTCACGAAACAAGTGAATGGAATTTCGAATATCCTTGGTTTAGGTAATGCAGCTATAATGTACctaatgttaaatgtttaataagcacaactgatattttatacacgcATGAATTGTGtggtttatgtatattacaacaTTTAGTGCTTTaaagttatacataaaataaataaatgagaatgaaaaaaaaaaaactttatttcaaagatttgttaaaatctgtatacaaataataataataataataataaaaaaaaaacaataataataataatacaaatacaataacgctagtttatgttttttatatgcgtctagtaaataaacaaaaagaaagattaaattaaaccgTTATAACTAGGAGGACGTTATCTCGAAGGGTATGATTGATACGATATACCTCTacacgtaaatattatataatatatcgatagGTGTACACGCGATTTCGGAGGAATGTgcacgtatatataatgtatatatacaattaaaaaatataataattggtcTCATCGACCGGAAGTCCGCTGCGGTCAGTCGATCACTTGCACGATTTGTTTCTCGTCTTCGGCCATGTCCTCGTCGCCCCATCCCCAGACGCCGCCTTCCATGTGGTGGTGATTGTGCTGTTGGTGATCGTCGTGCTGGTGATCGTGGTACTTGGTGCCGTCGCCCGTCCTGCGTGACCGTTTCTCCACCAGACTGGCGTTGGCTGTCTTCAAGTTGTACGCCAGACCGAGCCGGGCACACCCGTCGATGAACGCTGTGCTGAAGTTTAGTCGATAATTGCCTAGCTCGGCCGCCTTGTAGTCCCACGGGAACGCGTGATGATAGTTATGCCATCCCTCGCCGAACGCCAATAGTGCCACAGTAGGGTTCTCGGTGGGTGTGATGTTTCTGAGGACAGACAGATGATCAAAGCATTAGTGAGTATAACGTATCTATAAGTACCtttttatattgtgataaCACGTCGACCGCTCTATAGGGACCCATACGAAATACGTACCCACACCGTTAAAATTCTGCAGTGACCCGGCCGACTAAAAACTGCTAGTATTCgtaaatgtatacacaatttattacgACTCACCTCCCAATCTGACCTCGTCAAATTTCTGGGGGGGACATGCGAGATTAAAACCATCcccgaatatattattacacactctttttttatatcaacatACCTTACATTACCCCTCATCACGATGGTGATCATTCGTCAAGTGTATCTAAGACGTGACTCGTTTATTGtgttacattacatattatatgattgtgagattaaaatttacaaaaaacaagATCGCTGACTTTTGATAAGaagttaagttattattatagtgttaccATAGTTGCCATTTAAGatcattacctatatattctacataataacatatcaaCTCAATATATTGTTCAAATGCGAGATAATGTGTCTAAAAATCAGCTATGCCTTAAGCATTAAATGGTTTCTTTAAACATACTTATTtagacaaatataaaatcacgTATAACAAATGCATACATTTCACGTAAgatcataattattgattactgAATTCATAGATGAATATCAAAATGCTGTCCGCTgagaattataacaaaatatattgattttaaatgtttaagaatCCTATAagatatagaataaataattaaataatattatttgttaatgttttattttaagatttttgttatttatttttttcattatttgaatttggttgataattattagataGTTATCATTGGATTTTCCCATttactaaactttaaattttaaataataaatacgtcttaataatattatttgggaGATAATTAACGGATGGAGTGTTATGATGAATAGTTTGTGCTTAAGCAATGAGTGCGTCTAAGTACAAGAAGGgaaagaataataacaaaaaaaaaaaaaaaaattaacaaaactacattataatattttatataatacatagataagtctaattgtagttatattatatttatatgtttgttGCGGAACTCTGTACGCGtagtaaatgattaaaatcgttataatattcactTATAGATGTATATCAATACAGATATGCATACACTAAAattacactaaataatattcattagttaataattgatatcgTTTGAACGCGTCACAAGTCATAACGATACAACGCTAGTCCCGCAGGTTATGTACTCTCCGATAGGCACACACAGTAGGTAggtttataatctatttaaacaTGTATGATTTGGATCTTCGCTGCGGGGATTATACACcgatattcattgaaaattagTCTAATTGTATAGGATATCCCGCGAGGACGTACGAAATGAAAGCGATCTGGTGTAAACGTGCATATCTCATTTACTCACCGTTTCAAACGATTAgtgaattatat includes the following:
- the LOC113550959 gene encoding acyl-CoA Delta(11) desaturase-like, which codes for MVQMGAKTTTITESDMLQQEMDLLKNVQKEQKTTSYDEEQSQSPVSKQEIIWTNVVFITLLHVASVYCFCNYFFTTKSQTYVWAFIVGGIGGFGVTGGAHRYFTHRSFKAKLPLQLILILCYTVSGQNDIPDWVRDHRVHHKFSETDADPHNANRGFFFSHVGWLMQRKHPEVYRRGKTIDMSDIDNDPLVQFHTKHFLLFKLLFCFIIPVLVPVYAWNENWTEAIGSLAIVRYVLNLNFTWSVNSVAHIWGSKPYDKRIQPAQNAIVSVVAMGEGWHNYHHVFPWDYRAAEIGGYLLNTTTLWLDMFSSIGWAYDLKAPSKQLVQQVAVNHGDGSWREVPETAHTRDYKTS